A genomic segment from Chitinophaga flava encodes:
- a CDS encoding ferredoxin--NADP reductase: MQEIWHTGIVTRLVDETPNTRRFWIRVPELESFNFKPGQFVTLDLPIHEKKNKRWRSYSIASHPDGTNEFELVIVLLEGGVGSTYLFNEIKEGSTLQLRGPLGVFTLPENMEKDLFLICTGTGIAPFRSMVQHIHLHQLPHPEIHLIFGCRYEEDLLYAEEMRQLEAQLPGFHYLPTLSRQQDWSGHKGYVHNIYEEILAGEKKPANFYLCGWKAMIDEAKQRITAMGYDRKDIHQELYG, from the coding sequence ATGCAGGAGATATGGCATACAGGCATTGTTACCCGGCTGGTAGATGAAACACCCAATACACGGCGGTTCTGGATCCGTGTGCCCGAGCTGGAAAGCTTTAATTTCAAGCCGGGACAGTTTGTTACCCTCGACCTCCCCATCCACGAAAAAAAGAACAAACGATGGCGTAGTTATTCCATTGCTTCGCATCCGGATGGCACCAATGAATTTGAGCTGGTAATCGTATTACTGGAAGGCGGGGTAGGCAGCACCTATCTTTTCAATGAGATCAAGGAAGGAAGTACCCTGCAGCTACGTGGGCCACTGGGTGTATTCACATTGCCGGAAAACATGGAGAAAGACCTGTTCCTCATCTGTACAGGCACGGGTATAGCCCCTTTCCGGTCTATGGTTCAGCACATTCACCTGCACCAGCTGCCACATCCTGAAATACATCTTATTTTCGGTTGCCGTTATGAAGAGGACCTGCTATATGCTGAAGAAATGCGGCAGCTGGAAGCTCAATTACCCGGTTTTCATTACCTCCCGACGCTAAGCCGTCAGCAAGACTGGAGCGGCCACAAAGGGTATGTACACAACATCTACGAAGAGATACTGGCCGGAGAGAAAAAACCCGCCAACTTTTACCTCTGCGGCTGGAAGGCTATGATAGATGAAGCCAAACAACGCATCACAGCCATGGGCTATGACCGGAAAGATATTCACCAGGAACTGTACGGGTAG
- a CDS encoding glycine--tRNA ligase, protein MSTDQNKFQAIISHCKEYGFVFPSSEIYDGLSAVYDYGQYGAELKKNIKDYWWKSMTQLHENIVGLDAAIFMHPTIWKASGHVDNFSDPMIDNKDSNKRYRVDHLLEAFAETLPEAEGNALLAKMDELLKENDFAGLKTLIEDNKIKCTVSGTCNWTEVRQFNLMFSTQLGSVTDEANEIYLRPETAQGIFVNFLNVQKTGRMKVPFGIAQIGKAFRNEIVARQFIFRMREFEQMEMQFFVRPGTQKEWYEKWKEERMQWHLSLGTDPAKYRFKDHAKLAHYADAAVDIEFEFPFGFKELEGIHSRTDFDLKQHQEYSRKKIQYFDTEINQNYVPYVIETSIGLDRMFLQVICNAYEEQDLSTPEKEDSRVLLKLPAKLAPIKLAIFPLTKKDGLPELARELMTSCMPFFHCFYEEKDAIGKRYRRQDAIGTPFCVTIDHQTKEDGTVTIRHRDSMEQERVPLTEVRNIVMNKIM, encoded by the coding sequence ATGTCTACAGATCAGAATAAATTCCAGGCGATTATATCGCATTGTAAAGAATACGGTTTTGTTTTTCCATCCAGCGAGATATATGATGGATTAAGCGCGGTTTATGATTACGGTCAGTACGGCGCTGAGCTGAAGAAAAATATTAAGGACTACTGGTGGAAGAGCATGACCCAGCTGCACGAAAATATCGTGGGGCTCGATGCTGCCATCTTTATGCATCCTACCATCTGGAAAGCATCCGGACACGTGGACAACTTCAGCGATCCAATGATCGACAACAAGGACAGCAACAAACGTTACCGGGTAGACCACCTGCTGGAGGCTTTTGCCGAAACACTGCCGGAAGCGGAAGGCAATGCCCTGCTGGCCAAAATGGACGAACTCCTGAAAGAAAACGACTTCGCAGGCCTTAAAACCCTGATCGAAGACAATAAAATTAAATGCACTGTCAGCGGTACCTGCAACTGGACAGAAGTACGTCAGTTTAACCTGATGTTCTCCACCCAGCTGGGCAGCGTAACCGATGAAGCCAATGAAATATACCTGCGTCCCGAGACAGCACAGGGTATCTTTGTAAACTTCCTCAACGTGCAGAAAACCGGTAGGATGAAAGTTCCTTTCGGTATCGCACAGATAGGTAAAGCTTTCCGTAACGAGATCGTAGCCCGTCAGTTCATTTTCCGTATGCGCGAATTTGAACAGATGGAAATGCAGTTCTTTGTACGCCCTGGCACGCAGAAGGAATGGTATGAGAAATGGAAGGAAGAGCGTATGCAGTGGCACCTGAGCCTCGGCACCGATCCTGCTAAATACCGTTTCAAAGACCACGCTAAACTGGCTCACTACGCTGATGCCGCTGTGGACATCGAATTCGAATTCCCATTTGGCTTCAAGGAGCTGGAAGGTATCCACTCTCGTACTGACTTCGACCTGAAACAACATCAGGAATACAGCAGGAAGAAAATCCAGTATTTTGATACAGAGATCAACCAGAACTATGTGCCTTACGTGATAGAAACTTCTATCGGTCTGGACCGTATGTTCCTGCAGGTGATCTGCAATGCTTACGAAGAGCAGGATCTGAGCACTCCGGAAAAAGAAGACAGCCGTGTACTGCTGAAATTACCAGCTAAACTGGCGCCGATTAAACTGGCGATCTTCCCGCTGACCAAAAAAGATGGTCTGCCTGAACTGGCCCGTGAGCTGATGACCAGTTGCATGCCGTTCTTCCACTGCTTTTACGAAGAGAAAGATGCAATCGGTAAACGCTACCGTCGTCAGGACGCTATCGGTACGCCTTTCTGCGTAACCATAGACCACCAGACCAAAGAAGATGGTACCGTTACCATCCGTCACCGCGACAGCATGGAACAGGAACGCGTTCCGCTGACCGAGGTAAGGAATATTGTTATGAATAAGATAATGTAA
- a CDS encoding YihY/virulence factor BrkB family protein: MNGTTGKIQLYWKVLKESASAFVDGKVLKLSAALAYYTIFSVAPMLIIIIFFCDLFLGKEAVEGSIYGQIQGLVGSEAAIQIQSMIRNATLSNDMNWATMVGFVTLIIGATGVFAEIQDSINFIWGLKSKPKKNGLLRMLLNRLLSFSLVVSMGFILLVSLAINGLVELFQNVLYRLIPTKLTTTVIVYVANLVVPFIVITILFSIIFKVLPDARIRWKDVVVGAIATAVLFMIGKFGIGYYLGASKVSSTYGAAGSVVIILLWVYYSAAILYFGAVFTRVYIRHFGREIYPNDYAVWVKQVEVPYERPTQENEVEEG, from the coding sequence ATGAACGGAACAACAGGAAAAATACAACTGTACTGGAAAGTGCTGAAAGAGTCGGCTAGCGCTTTTGTAGATGGTAAAGTGCTGAAACTCAGTGCTGCACTGGCTTACTACACTATTTTCTCCGTAGCGCCTATGCTTATCATTATCATCTTTTTCTGTGATCTGTTTCTGGGCAAGGAGGCGGTGGAAGGCAGTATCTATGGCCAGATACAGGGTCTGGTAGGCAGTGAGGCCGCCATACAGATACAGTCAATGATCCGCAATGCTACCCTGTCAAACGATATGAACTGGGCTACCATGGTGGGTTTCGTGACCCTGATCATCGGTGCTACCGGTGTATTCGCTGAGATCCAGGATTCTATTAACTTTATTTGGGGGCTGAAGTCGAAGCCCAAGAAAAACGGCCTGCTACGTATGTTGCTCAACCGGCTGTTGTCTTTTTCGCTGGTAGTGAGCATGGGCTTCATTTTGCTGGTATCGCTGGCTATTAATGGTCTGGTGGAGCTCTTTCAGAATGTGCTCTACCGGCTCATACCTACCAAACTGACCACCACCGTGATCGTATACGTGGCCAATCTGGTAGTGCCTTTCATAGTTATTACCATCTTGTTTTCTATCATCTTTAAAGTATTGCCGGATGCTCGTATCAGGTGGAAAGATGTGGTAGTAGGCGCTATTGCGACCGCAGTACTGTTTATGATCGGTAAATTCGGCATCGGGTATTACCTTGGGGCCAGCAAGGTCAGCTCCACTTACGGAGCAGCCGGTTCGGTGGTCATCATACTGCTGTGGGTGTATTATTCCGCAGCTATCCTGTATTTTGGGGCTGTCTTCACCCGTGTCTATATCCGGCATTTCGGAAGGGAAATCTATCCCAACGATTATGCTGTATGGGTAAAACAGGTGGAAGTGCCGTATGAGCGGCCTACCCAGGAAAATGAAGTAGAAGAAGGTTGA
- a CDS encoding nucleotide pyrophosphohydrolase, with product MTIQEAQEKIDNWINTTGVRYFSELTNMAILTEEVGEVARVMARQYGDQSAKESDKKRELADELADVMWVLLCIANQTGIDMTVALEKNFEKKNIRDATRHTSNPKLK from the coding sequence ATGACTATACAGGAAGCGCAGGAAAAGATCGACAACTGGATCAACACAACCGGTGTACGGTATTTCAGTGAACTGACCAACATGGCCATTCTTACAGAAGAAGTGGGAGAAGTAGCCCGTGTAATGGCCCGGCAGTATGGCGATCAGTCTGCTAAAGAGAGTGATAAAAAAAGAGAACTCGCCGATGAGCTGGCCGATGTGATGTGGGTATTACTCTGTATTGCCAATCAAACCGGTATAGATATGACAGTGGCCCTGGAGAAAAACTTCGAAAAGAAAAATATCAGGGATGCTACCAGACATACCAGCAACCCGAAATTAAAATAA
- the dtd gene encoding D-aminoacyl-tRNA deacylase, whose translation MRVVIQRVSQASVTVDGVVTGQIGQGLVVLLGIEDADGQEDINWLSSKIVNLRIFNDDDGVMNVSVKDMHADILLISQFTLHASTKKGNRPSYIRASKPDVAIPLYEKMFLQLEQDLGTTIQRGIFGADMKVALINDGPVTIIIDSHNRE comes from the coding sequence ATGAGAGTAGTCATACAGCGTGTGTCGCAGGCATCGGTTACTGTAGATGGAGTAGTCACCGGTCAGATAGGCCAGGGACTGGTGGTATTGCTGGGCATCGAAGATGCCGACGGGCAGGAGGATATCAATTGGTTAAGCAGCAAGATCGTTAACCTGCGCATCTTCAACGACGATGACGGTGTCATGAACGTTTCCGTGAAAGATATGCATGCCGACATTCTGCTGATAAGCCAGTTTACGCTGCATGCCTCCACCAAAAAAGGCAACAGACCTTCGTATATCCGTGCCAGTAAACCAGATGTGGCTATCCCGTTATATGAGAAAATGTTCCTGCAGCTGGAACAGGACCTGGGTACCACCATCCAGCGTGGTATCTTCGGAGCCGATATGAAGGTGGCGCTGATCAACGACGGGCCGGTCACCATCATCATCGATAGCCATAACCGTGAGTAG
- the arfB gene encoding alternative ribosome rescue aminoacyl-tRNA hydrolase ArfB — MNIDVTPELTFRTARSGGSGGQNVNKVETMVEAYFNIEASALLTPEQKQALREKLANRINSEGMLLVKSQTARTQLGNKHEVIFKINDLINKALIPRKKRVATKPSKAVIEKRIQFKKRLSEKKQQRRGNFE, encoded by the coding sequence ATGAACATTGACGTTACACCTGAGCTCACATTCCGTACGGCCCGCAGCGGCGGTTCGGGCGGGCAAAATGTGAACAAGGTGGAAACCATGGTGGAAGCTTATTTCAACATAGAAGCCTCCGCCCTGTTAACCCCTGAACAGAAGCAGGCACTGCGCGAGAAACTGGCCAACCGTATCAATTCAGAAGGAATGCTGCTGGTAAAATCACAGACAGCACGTACCCAGCTGGGCAACAAACATGAGGTTATCTTCAAAATCAATGACTTAATTAACAAAGCATTGATACCACGAAAGAAAAGAGTAGCCACCAAGCCTTCCAAAGCCGTCATTGAAAAACGGATCCAGTTTAAGAAGCGCCTATCGGAGAAAAAACAGCAGCGTAGAGGAAATTTTGAGTGA
- a CDS encoding oligosaccharide flippase family protein, protein MSSIKKLAGQTVYYGLSNIMSKLLNYFLTPFYLSILTKASFGEMSNVYAYIPFANIVLTYGMETAFFRFAKKENQAHVLGTSTISLLISTLSITVLLLLLKGTVINSYTGELAGLTGHPAFYTYVVLLMAFDALTAIPFAQLRLEGRPVRYAAIRLAGILTTIFFNIFFLVICPKLAAAGYQWVPNPHSGSDMTGYIYLSNMLGSALTLVLFLPQIRKIEWKFDLGLWKQMLHYALPLIIVGMAGMVNETFDRAWFLPQFLPGNNMEAKKEIIALYSANYKLAILITMFIQAFRLGAEPFFFKQAESENPQRIYARIMKLFVVMLCLMFLFVSLYLNVWKAFLRTSFYYQGMRIVPVLLLANMFLGIYYNLTIWFKLTDRTKTGAVITLITAVLAFLFNYWWIPVMGYYGAALATMVCYFIQMVICYVLGQKYYPIPYHLPKLVTYIVVAVLTYYVYSWLNAKVLSPRDIYALKPLSLLVATAFFGAYTWFIFRMEKKEFARMPFIGKYIR, encoded by the coding sequence TTGAGCAGTATCAAGAAACTGGCAGGACAGACGGTTTATTACGGTTTGAGTAACATAATGAGCAAACTGCTCAATTATTTCCTTACTCCTTTTTACCTCAGCATTTTAACAAAGGCCTCCTTTGGGGAGATGTCTAACGTATATGCCTATATTCCTTTTGCCAATATTGTGCTCACCTACGGCATGGAGACGGCCTTTTTCCGGTTTGCCAAAAAGGAGAACCAGGCGCATGTGCTGGGTACGTCCACCATTTCACTGCTGATATCGACGTTGTCTATCACCGTGTTGCTGTTGTTGCTGAAGGGGACGGTAATTAACTCCTATACAGGAGAGCTGGCGGGACTTACCGGGCATCCGGCCTTTTATACCTATGTGGTATTACTGATGGCTTTTGATGCGCTGACGGCCATTCCCTTTGCCCAGCTGCGGCTGGAGGGCAGGCCGGTGCGATACGCCGCCATCAGGCTGGCCGGTATACTGACCACCATCTTCTTTAACATCTTTTTCCTGGTCATCTGTCCCAAGCTGGCTGCAGCCGGGTATCAGTGGGTACCCAACCCGCACAGTGGAAGTGACATGACCGGTTATATCTATCTGAGCAATATGCTGGGCAGCGCCCTCACACTGGTGCTGTTCCTGCCACAGATCCGAAAAATAGAATGGAAATTTGATCTGGGCCTCTGGAAGCAGATGCTTCATTACGCCCTGCCCCTGATCATTGTGGGCATGGCCGGCATGGTCAATGAAACCTTTGACCGGGCCTGGTTTCTGCCTCAGTTCCTGCCCGGCAACAATATGGAGGCCAAAAAGGAAATTATCGCCCTGTATAGTGCCAACTATAAACTGGCCATTCTGATCACCATGTTCATACAGGCGTTCCGGTTAGGAGCAGAGCCCTTTTTCTTCAAACAGGCTGAAAGCGAAAACCCGCAACGGATATATGCCCGTATCATGAAGCTGTTTGTAGTGATGTTATGCCTCATGTTCCTCTTTGTAAGCCTTTATCTTAATGTCTGGAAAGCATTCCTGCGTACTTCCTTCTATTATCAGGGTATGCGCATAGTACCGGTGTTACTGCTGGCCAATATGTTCCTGGGCATCTATTATAACCTGACCATCTGGTTCAAACTGACGGACAGGACCAAAACGGGCGCAGTGATCACACTGATCACGGCTGTACTGGCTTTCCTGTTCAACTACTGGTGGATACCGGTAATGGGCTACTATGGCGCCGCACTGGCTACCATGGTATGTTATTTTATCCAGATGGTGATCTGTTATGTACTCGGACAAAAATATTATCCCATCCCATATCATCTTCCCAAACTGGTCACCTACATTGTTGTGGCAGTGCTCACCTATTACGTATATAGCTGGCTGAATGCCAAAGTACTTTCCCCACGCGACATTTATGCACTGAAGCCGCTGTCGCTGCTGGTAGCCACCGCTTTCTTTGGCGCCTATACGTGGTTTATCTTCCGGATGGAGAAGAAAGAATTTGCCAGGATGCCGTTTATCGGAAAATATATCCGGTAA
- a CDS encoding MBL fold metallo-hydrolase encodes MIEIQQFTFGPLQENTYLLINGKRECIIIDPGCYFQDERKELLQYIQTERLNVTRLLNTHCHFDHIFGNKLVADTFGVKPEIHKDDQVVLDNSQAVGAMYNIPFEPSPMPGRYLVEGEKIPFGGHELEVLLTPGHSPGSVSFYCPTQQFVIGGDVLFYQSIGRTDLPGGNHATLLRSIREKLFVLPDEVRVFPGHGPATTIGFEKKYNPFLQE; translated from the coding sequence ATGATCGAAATCCAACAATTCACCTTTGGTCCTCTTCAGGAAAACACCTACCTGCTTATTAACGGAAAAAGGGAATGTATAATTATAGACCCGGGTTGTTATTTTCAGGACGAAAGAAAAGAATTATTACAATATATACAAACGGAGCGCTTAAATGTTACGAGATTGCTGAATACACACTGCCACTTTGATCATATATTCGGCAACAAGCTGGTAGCGGATACGTTTGGGGTAAAGCCTGAAATACACAAAGACGATCAGGTAGTGCTGGACAACTCTCAGGCAGTGGGAGCGATGTACAATATCCCATTTGAGCCCTCTCCCATGCCGGGTCGTTACCTGGTAGAAGGAGAAAAGATCCCGTTTGGCGGCCACGAGCTGGAAGTACTGCTGACGCCTGGTCACTCTCCTGGCAGCGTGTCTTTTTATTGTCCTACCCAGCAGTTTGTGATCGGAGGCGATGTGCTCTTTTATCAAAGCATCGGCCGCACTGACCTGCCGGGAGGCAATCATGCTACCCTGCTGCGCAGCATACGGGAAAAGCTCTTCGTATTGCCGGATGAGGTAAGGGTATTCCCCGGGCACGGTCCCGCCACTACGATCGGCTTCGAAAAGAAATATAACCCTTTTTTACAAGAGTAG